A window of Syntrophorhabdaceae bacterium contains these coding sequences:
- a CDS encoding RsiV family protein has translation MKKMAVLSWVVICAVALFLAGPVRGQDFQRDLEGTVGKARVQMELTKIGQSLEGSYYYEKYGTPIKVKGQMIKSKVRLKEEKGAIFEGDLANDGSFQGTWASRDKKRSLPVTLKVALDTVAFTIYSKDWTRQGKSKLIEKCEFERLYLHPTGYGDNKNLEKIRGTVWKIFFGDRNLAAAKGDPRKAIDLESKEFRAECLQAEKDGAGSDHMETTKKMSTVFNQDSILTIKNESWEYMGGTRGTPDTSYTVINLEKGAALLLKDIFKDGYDTYLGTIVTKKLKEELAQIDKKAKSLKDAGYTKFKENSLNDPYFYITSDGIGFFYNAYALGPAGPLGAVSETDIFVPFKEIEKERLRPESVVYKLAYGKK, from the coding sequence ATGAAGAAAATGGCGGTTTTGTCGTGGGTCGTTATATGCGCGGTTGCGCTGTTTCTTGCCGGTCCCGTACGGGGACAGGACTTTCAGCGGGATTTGGAAGGGACTGTGGGCAAGGCCAGGGTGCAGATGGAATTGACGAAGATCGGGCAGAGCCTTGAGGGCTCTTATTATTATGAAAAGTACGGTACGCCGATCAAGGTGAAGGGACAAATGATCAAATCGAAGGTGAGGCTGAAGGAGGAGAAGGGGGCGATTTTTGAGGGCGATCTCGCCAATGACGGCTCCTTTCAGGGTACCTGGGCAAGCAGGGATAAGAAGAGGTCCCTTCCCGTCACACTGAAGGTGGCCCTCGATACCGTGGCCTTCACCATATACTCGAAAGACTGGACCCGCCAGGGCAAAAGCAAATTGATCGAGAAATGCGAGTTCGAGCGGCTCTATCTTCATCCGACCGGCTACGGCGACAATAAGAACCTCGAGAAGATACGGGGCACGGTGTGGAAGATCTTCTTCGGAGACAGAAACCTCGCAGCCGCAAAGGGCGACCCCCGGAAAGCCATCGACCTGGAGTCGAAAGAGTTCCGCGCCGAGTGCCTTCAGGCCGAAAAAGACGGCGCAGGCAGTGACCACATGGAGACGACCAAAAAGATGTCCACCGTCTTCAACCAGGACAGCATACTCACTATAAAAAACGAATCATGGGAATATATGGGAGGCACCCGGGGAACTCCGGATACGAGCTATACGGTCATCAACCTTGAAAAAGGCGCGGCGCTCCTGTTAAAGGATATCTTCAAAGATGGGTACGACACCTATCTCGGGACGATCGTCACAAAGAAGCTCAAGGAAGAGCTGGCCCAGATAGATAAAAAGGCAAAAAGCCTGAAGGATGCAGGCTACACCAAATTCAAAGAAAACAGCCTCAACGACCCCTATTTCTACATTACCTCGGACGGCATAGGCTTCTTTTATAATGCCTACGCCTTAGGGCCCGCAGGCCCTCTCGGGGCAGTGAGCGAGACCGATATATTCGTCCCTTTTAAGGAGATAGAGAAAGAACGGCTCCGCCCCGAAAGTGTGGTGTACAAGCTGGCGTACGGGAAGAAATAG
- a CDS encoding electron transfer flavoprotein subunit beta/FixA family protein: protein MNLVCCIKQVPNTAEVKIDPETNTLIRSGVESIANPYDMVALEAALALKDRFGGRVTVLSMGPPQADEVLREAISLGADQAILLSDRAFAGADTLATGYTLGLAIKKLAQEAPVHLVLCGKQAIDGDTAQVGPGIATRLGFTQLTYVSEIVEIDESERHITVKRKVEGGIETIRAPMPAVLTVELDLAKPRRAPLPQLILSIRTGITLWTGSDIGGEPSRLGLKGSPTWVRKIFSPPVKHGGPVFFADRDPGQAVRDCLNLLLAGEPSPVGMETGEEG, encoded by the coding sequence ATGAACCTTGTCTGTTGTATCAAACAGGTGCCGAATACGGCTGAAGTGAAGATAGATCCCGAAACGAATACGCTCATCCGCTCGGGGGTGGAGTCTATCGCGAATCCCTACGATATGGTCGCCCTGGAGGCGGCACTCGCCCTGAAGGATCGATTCGGAGGGCGGGTGACGGTCCTCTCCATGGGCCCCCCTCAGGCGGACGAGGTGCTGCGTGAGGCAATTTCCCTTGGGGCAGACCAGGCCATTCTCCTGTCGGACCGCGCCTTTGCCGGGGCCGATACCCTCGCTACCGGCTATACCCTCGGCCTCGCGATCAAAAAACTCGCACAGGAAGCACCGGTCCACCTGGTACTGTGCGGTAAGCAAGCCATTGACGGGGATACCGCCCAGGTAGGGCCGGGCATCGCCACGCGGCTCGGCTTCACCCAGCTTACTTACGTGAGCGAGATTGTGGAAATCGACGAATCCGAACGACATATTACGGTGAAGAGAAAAGTTGAGGGAGGGATCGAAACAATACGGGCCCCTATGCCCGCGGTCCTCACCGTGGAGCTCGACCTCGCGAAACCGAGGAGGGCGCCCCTGCCGCAGCTCATCCTCTCTATAAGGACGGGGATCACCCTCTGGACGGGCAGCGACATCGGGGGGGAACCGTCGAGACTGGGACTCAAAGGCTCGCCCACATGGGTGAGGAAGATATTCTCTCCTCCCGTGAAACACGGGGGACCGGTCTTCTTTGCAGACCGGGACCCGGGGCAGGCAGTCCGGGACTGCCTTAACCTCCTCCTTGCCGGCGAACCATCGCCCGTTGGCATGGAGACTGGGGAGGAAGGCTGA
- a CDS encoding FAD-binding protein — protein sequence MAKNLKGIEVAEIISDKCIGCQICVAECPVAAITMENGVALIDPELCIGCGKCRDVCPVEAVKFEKKKRKARAEAAGETPVENPYADYRGVAVFIEVAGGEGASVSWELIGKARELAAKLKTTVTGLLPGHGVDHIAREAVAYGCDDVHVMDDPLLGTYLSRPYGRALSDLCRAVRPEIVLIGATPLGRDLASIVATEIETGLTADCTGLDIDEEKRLLLMTRPTFGGNIMATIFCERHRPQMSTVRPKVFKAGQKDEERTGKIVSYPFVPPGGDLPDILQFIEDKAGAGAIDITRYETLVVAGKGACDPESMPLLQELADVTGGVVACSRPVVEAGLMPYERQVGQTGKTVSPKLYIAVGISGAVQHLVGMQGSDKIMAINSDPGAPIFTVATAGIVGDYRTIVPLLIEELRKLSSMKEGLA from the coding sequence ATGGCAAAAAACCTCAAAGGCATTGAAGTCGCCGAGATCATATCCGATAAGTGCATAGGCTGTCAGATCTGCGTTGCCGAATGCCCCGTCGCCGCGATTACCATGGAGAACGGGGTGGCGCTGATCGATCCCGAACTCTGCATCGGATGCGGGAAATGCCGGGACGTCTGTCCCGTGGAAGCAGTCAAATTCGAGAAAAAAAAGCGCAAGGCGCGGGCCGAGGCCGCGGGAGAGACTCCCGTGGAGAATCCTTACGCCGATTACCGTGGCGTGGCTGTCTTCATCGAGGTCGCAGGGGGCGAAGGAGCCTCCGTATCATGGGAGCTCATAGGCAAGGCCCGGGAGCTCGCCGCGAAATTGAAAACCACCGTGACCGGCCTCCTTCCCGGCCATGGGGTGGACCATATCGCCCGGGAGGCGGTTGCGTACGGGTGTGACGATGTCCACGTCATGGACGATCCCCTGCTCGGGACCTATCTTTCGAGACCCTACGGGAGAGCGTTGTCGGACCTTTGCCGTGCGGTCAGGCCCGAGATAGTGCTCATCGGCGCCACGCCTCTCGGCCGTGATCTGGCGAGCATCGTGGCCACCGAGATCGAGACGGGCCTCACCGCCGATTGCACGGGTCTCGATATCGACGAGGAGAAACGACTGCTCCTCATGACGAGGCCTACTTTCGGCGGCAACATAATGGCAACCATATTCTGCGAGCGCCACCGTCCCCAGATGAGCACCGTGCGACCGAAGGTATTTAAGGCAGGCCAAAAGGACGAGGAGAGGACCGGAAAGATCGTGTCTTATCCCTTTGTTCCCCCCGGCGGCGATTTGCCTGACATTCTTCAGTTTATCGAGGATAAGGCGGGTGCGGGAGCGATCGACATCACCCGCTATGAGACCCTTGTCGTGGCGGGAAAGGGGGCGTGCGACCCCGAGTCCATGCCGCTCCTTCAGGAGCTGGCCGATGTCACCGGGGGAGTCGTGGCCTGTTCGAGACCGGTAGTGGAGGCGGGTCTTATGCCCTACGAGCGGCAGGTGGGCCAGACAGGCAAGACCGTCTCACCAAAGCTCTATATTGCCGTCGGCATATCCGGGGCAGTACAGCACCTGGTAGGCATGCAGGGTTCCGATAAGATTATGGCCATAAATTCCGATCCCGGGGCCCCAATATTTACCGTAGCCACTGCAGGCATCGTGGGGGATTACAGGACGATCGTGCCCCTTCTCATCGAAGAGTTGAGGAAGCTAAGCAGCATGAAAGAGGGGTTAGCATGA
- a CDS encoding FAD-dependent monooxygenase: protein MNEEFDVAVVGAGPAGASAAHVLAAGGVKTILLERGESAGAKNISGGVLYGHDLAQIVPDFAGKSCPYERNIVESRLWFLSKEGGFSTSYRDKVFYERRSLNAFTVGRAKFDRWFAGQASQQGALLVPATVVTDFIRDGSGRVTGVKTDRPDGDVSARVVLLADGINSALAAKTGFRPEPKPVDVALAVKEVIGLPEEVINDRFNVESGQGVTIEIIGEVTGGMDGIAVIYTNKNSLSLCIGANLSDFTKNRIKPYEMLDEFKAHPMVAPLIKGGVPKEYMAHWIAEGGYDAIPKLTGDGWLIAGDSGMLFNALHREGSNMAMTSGRFAAEAVMEAFKKGDFTRRGLEGYQSRLEGSYIMKDMKKYRRFGPFRLHHHELFTSLPALAAHGAREMLTVDGVPKKEKQGAIWRKIRREFSPLEMLEILWDGMRSVR from the coding sequence ATGAATGAAGAATTCGATGTAGCCGTGGTAGGGGCGGGACCCGCGGGTGCTTCGGCGGCGCACGTTTTGGCTGCGGGGGGCGTAAAGACGATTCTCCTCGAAAGGGGAGAATCCGCGGGGGCGAAGAACATTTCCGGGGGCGTGCTCTACGGGCACGATCTCGCGCAGATCGTCCCCGATTTTGCGGGTAAGTCGTGCCCTTATGAAAGAAACATCGTCGAGTCGCGGCTCTGGTTCCTCTCGAAGGAGGGCGGCTTCAGCACCTCTTACAGGGACAAGGTGTTCTACGAGCGCCGCAGCCTCAACGCCTTTACCGTGGGAAGGGCCAAATTCGACAGGTGGTTTGCCGGTCAGGCCTCTCAGCAGGGGGCGCTGCTCGTACCGGCCACAGTGGTGACCGATTTTATAAGGGACGGCAGCGGCAGGGTGACCGGGGTAAAGACGGACCGCCCTGACGGGGATGTGTCGGCCCGGGTGGTCCTCCTGGCAGACGGCATCAATTCTGCCCTGGCAGCCAAAACAGGGTTCCGGCCCGAGCCGAAGCCCGTTGATGTGGCCCTGGCAGTGAAGGAGGTGATCGGCCTTCCCGAAGAGGTGATCAACGACAGGTTCAACGTGGAATCGGGACAGGGGGTGACGATCGAGATAATAGGTGAGGTGACAGGAGGCATGGACGGCATTGCCGTGATCTACACGAACAAAAATTCCCTCTCCCTCTGTATCGGCGCCAACCTCTCCGATTTTACGAAGAACAGGATAAAGCCTTATGAGATGCTCGATGAGTTCAAGGCCCACCCCATGGTGGCGCCCCTTATAAAAGGCGGTGTACCGAAGGAATATATGGCTCATTGGATCGCGGAAGGCGGGTACGACGCAATCCCGAAGCTTACCGGCGACGGATGGCTCATCGCGGGGGATTCGGGGATGCTCTTCAATGCCCTCCACCGGGAAGGCTCGAATATGGCCATGACGTCCGGCCGGTTTGCGGCGGAGGCCGTGATGGAGGCATTCAAAAAAGGCGATTTCACGAGGCGCGGCCTCGAGGGGTACCAGTCGAGGCTCGAGGGCTCTTACATCATGAAGGATATGAAGAAATATCGCCGCTTCGGCCCGTTTCGCCTCCACCACCATGAACTCTTCACGTCCCTGCCCGCCTTGGCCGCCCATGGGGCAAGGGAGATGCTTACCGTTGACGGCGTCCCGAAGAAAGAAAAGCAGGGGGCCATCTGGAGAAAGATCCGGCGGGAATTCTCTCCCCTCGAGATGCTGGAGATCCTCTGGGACGGCATGAGGAGCGTGCGATGA
- a CDS encoding 4Fe-4S dicluster domain-containing protein, whose protein sequence is MTTKVEDKLFLDRFKVNEEAHIKIIDQGLCNTRCEEEPCLYFCPANVYRREKDRIVVAYEGCLECGSCRIGCPNLNIEWRYPVGGYGIAHKFG, encoded by the coding sequence ATGACGACAAAGGTAGAAGATAAGCTGTTCCTGGACCGGTTCAAGGTGAATGAAGAGGCCCATATAAAAATAATCGACCAGGGCCTGTGTAACACCCGGTGCGAAGAAGAGCCCTGCCTCTACTTCTGCCCGGCCAACGTATACAGGAGGGAGAAGGACCGGATCGTGGTAGCCTACGAGGGATGCCTGGAGTGCGGCTCCTGCCGGATCGGCTGCCCTAATCTGAATATCGAGTGGAGATATCCTGTCGGAGGGTACGGTATAGCCCACAAATTCGGCTGA
- a CDS encoding PAS domain S-box protein: MGGKDDVKLDLMDEPAAARVRIAELERELRALSLTVESVRKSEGLFRRLVENAREMIYRMRVPDGRYEYVSSASTALTGYTPEEIYGRPLLIAEILDPACADYFRNEWQELVEGRIKPSYEYKILHKSGEKRWLYQTNILVRDDAGRPIALEGVVTDITERKIMEEALRESEQRFRSLLEATSDWVWQIDADHVYTYAGPRVKEVLGYEPEEVLGRTPFDFMPSSEAERIGSEFMRIAREYSPFSGLENLNMRKDGRLVVIETSGTPLFDRQGSYAGYLGFDRDVTERREAEGSLKRTEEKYHAIFDNAVMGIFQTTPDGRFLSANLALARKCGFDSPDELMATVRDIGKEQYVHAEDRLRLHKLCGEKGYVEGFETTFHKKDGTMMWVSMNVREARDAEGRVVYYEGTIEDITARKQTEEALRKSELWNRTLLESLSDGVYIIGRESLFTFVNDVIAKRSGHPKEWFLGRPFLDAVQPEYRDVAQRNFDRHMTGEFIPPYELALTYPRGDSQTLWVEVHNRPLWDNGNVVGVLGISRDVTPRKQIEAELLKKRTLESIGTLAGGIAHDFNNLLMAVTGYISIAKIALPPESEEFSFLAEAERISLAGKELTRKLITFSEGGSSTRKVLSLRELVRDSSPIALTGSNVECVSRLPQELFLVDADELQIGQAIHNIVLNAREAMPDGGTIEIEGANMTITGEEGLPLPPGEYVKISIKDKGKGIRPSDLPKIFDPYFTTKGMGAERGMGLGLAVAYSAVKRHNGHLIVESVPNEGTSVHITLPAYKAGPAPSPVPPPPHEKKILFMDDDDNVRAIGGKLIAHLGYKVALAAHGREALSLYARALESKEPFDAVILDLTIKGGMGGKEVFDRIRSLDPAIKAIISSGYTDDPAISRYREYGFKGVITKPYKIEELKELLREVAG, encoded by the coding sequence ATGGGTGGTAAAGACGATGTGAAACTGGACCTCATGGATGAGCCGGCTGCGGCGCGGGTACGTATTGCCGAGCTGGAGCGGGAGTTGCGCGCCCTTTCCCTTACGGTGGAATCGGTAAGGAAGAGCGAAGGGTTGTTTCGCCGGCTGGTGGAGAATGCCCGGGAGATGATTTATCGGATGCGGGTTCCCGACGGGAGGTATGAGTATGTGAGCTCCGCCTCTACCGCGCTCACCGGGTACACCCCGGAGGAGATCTATGGACGCCCCCTTTTGATCGCCGAAATACTCGATCCCGCGTGTGCCGATTATTTCAGGAATGAATGGCAGGAACTCGTGGAAGGCAGGATAAAGCCTTCCTATGAATATAAGATCCTTCACAAATCAGGGGAAAAAAGGTGGCTATACCAGACTAATATCCTCGTGCGCGATGACGCGGGGAGGCCGATCGCCCTGGAAGGCGTCGTTACCGATATTACCGAAAGAAAGATAATGGAAGAGGCGCTGCGGGAAAGCGAGCAGCGGTTCCGTTCTCTTCTGGAGGCGACGAGTGACTGGGTATGGCAGATCGATGCGGACCATGTCTATACCTATGCCGGCCCGAGAGTAAAAGAGGTCCTCGGGTACGAGCCCGAGGAGGTGCTGGGCAGAACACCCTTCGATTTTATGCCCTCTTCCGAGGCAGAGCGGATCGGTTCCGAGTTTATGCGCATCGCCCGGGAATATAGCCCTTTTTCCGGGCTCGAGAACCTTAACATGCGTAAAGACGGCAGACTTGTCGTCATCGAGACGAGCGGGACCCCCCTTTTCGACAGGCAGGGATCCTATGCCGGTTACCTCGGTTTCGACCGGGATGTCACGGAGCGCCGCGAGGCGGAGGGGTCATTAAAACGCACCGAGGAAAAATATCACGCCATATTCGATAATGCCGTGATGGGCATTTTCCAGACCACGCCCGACGGCCGGTTCCTGAGCGCCAACCTCGCCCTCGCGAGAAAGTGCGGATTCGACTCTCCTGACGAGCTGATGGCCACGGTCAGGGATATAGGGAAGGAGCAGTACGTCCATGCGGAAGACCGCCTGAGGCTCCATAAGCTGTGCGGGGAAAAGGGCTATGTGGAGGGGTTCGAGACCACCTTTCATAAAAAAGACGGGACCATGATGTGGGTCTCCATGAACGTGCGCGAGGCCCGTGACGCGGAGGGCCGCGTCGTTTATTATGAAGGCACCATCGAAGACATTACAGCGCGGAAGCAGACGGAAGAGGCCCTGAGAAAGAGCGAGCTCTGGAACCGCACGCTCCTCGAGAGCCTGAGCGACGGTGTCTACATCATAGGCAGGGAGAGCCTCTTTACCTTCGTCAATGACGTGATCGCGAAGCGCTCCGGCCACCCGAAAGAGTGGTTCCTGGGGCGCCCCTTCCTGGATGCGGTGCAGCCGGAATACCGGGACGTGGCACAGAGGAATTTCGACCGGCACATGACGGGGGAGTTCATTCCGCCCTACGAGCTTGCCCTCACCTACCCCCGGGGTGATTCTCAGACGTTATGGGTGGAGGTCCATAACAGGCCCTTGTGGGACAATGGCAATGTTGTCGGCGTTCTCGGTATATCCCGCGACGTCACCCCCCGCAAACAGATAGAAGCGGAGCTCCTGAAGAAGCGCACCCTGGAGTCCATAGGCACCCTCGCGGGCGGCATCGCCCATGACTTCAATAACCTCCTGATGGCGGTGACCGGCTATATCTCCATTGCCAAGATCGCCCTGCCTCCCGAGAGCGAGGAGTTCTCTTTCCTCGCCGAAGCGGAGCGCATCTCTCTTGCGGGCAAGGAGCTTACGAGGAAGCTCATCACCTTCTCGGAAGGGGGCAGCTCCACGAGAAAGGTCCTCTCCCTGCGCGAGCTCGTGAGAGACTCTTCCCCCATTGCCCTTACGGGCTCCAATGTGGAATGCGTCAGCCGTCTACCCCAGGAGCTCTTCCTGGTGGACGCGGACGAGCTCCAGATCGGCCAGGCGATCCACAATATCGTACTCAATGCCCGTGAAGCCATGCCCGATGGGGGCACGATAGAGATAGAAGGGGCGAATATGACCATTACCGGCGAAGAGGGCCTTCCTCTTCCCCCGGGAGAGTATGTGAAGATCTCCATAAAGGATAAAGGCAAGGGGATACGCCCTTCCGACCTCCCGAAGATATTCGACCCTTACTTCACCACCAAGGGCATGGGCGCGGAGCGGGGCATGGGACTGGGCCTCGCCGTTGCCTATTCCGCGGTGAAGAGGCATAACGGCCACCTGATCGTGGAGTCCGTCCCGAACGAAGGCACCAGCGTCCATATCACCCTGCCCGCGTACAAGGCGGGACCCGCCCCTTCACCTGTTCCTCCCCCGCCTCACGAGAAGAAGATCCTCTTTATGGATGACGACGACAATGTACGGGCCATAGGGGGAAAGCTCATCGCCCACCTGGGGTATAAGGTAGCCCTCGCCGCACATGGAAGGGAAGCCCTCTCCCTTTATGCCCGCGCCCTTGAATCAAAAGAGCCCTTCGATGCGGTGATCCTCGATCTCACGATTAAAGGGGGCATGGGAGGAAAAGAGGTCTTCGACCGGATACGCTCCTTGGACCCTGCCATCAAGGCCATCATCTCGAGCGGCTATACCGATGACCCTGCCATCTCCCGCTACCGGGAATACGGCTTCAAGGGGGTCATCACCAAGCCTTATAAGATAGAGGAGCTTAAGGAGCTGCTTCGGGAAGTGGCGGGGTAG
- the glp gene encoding gephyrin-like molybdotransferase Glp codes for MISYEEALRIILENTHAGEPEERPVAECTGQVLAQDVFARQGFPPSDVSARDGYAVRSLDVRSAGRQKPVVLRTIETVKAGSMARKTVGPGTCTRIMTGAHIPEGADCVVQFEDTDEPRGHQGARVLRPKEVKIYIPAEPGTHIRRAGSAMSEGTLLMTAGTIIGPPQISALVTSGLHRVKVIRRPRIGVIATGNELQSMGRPLVPGKIYNSNGPAVASMVSCYEGIPKVLGIACDREASLLAKIRKGLKWDGIITTGGVSMGDYDVVRLLMGKEGKPLFSRVKMEPGRAVLFSLLERKGPEGVKITVPLFGLAGPPAAGLVNFEMLVRPALLKMRGVETTDPAGVDAVAADAFSNGRPVPLVKWTILTGSCGAYCVTLCGSRNTGESIPMEKANSLVVIPAESSVNPGDTIQVRPLDWGGGAFFP; via the coding sequence TTGATCAGTTACGAAGAAGCGCTCAGGATAATACTTGAAAATACCCATGCCGGAGAGCCGGAAGAGCGGCCCGTGGCGGAATGCACGGGACAGGTCCTTGCTCAGGATGTCTTCGCTCGTCAGGGGTTTCCCCCGTCGGATGTCTCCGCCCGGGACGGATATGCCGTAAGGTCTCTCGATGTGAGGAGCGCCGGCCGTCAAAAGCCCGTTGTTCTCCGTACCATCGAGACCGTAAAGGCCGGTTCCATGGCCCGAAAAACGGTGGGTCCCGGGACCTGCACCCGCATTATGACTGGGGCCCATATACCGGAAGGCGCCGATTGCGTGGTGCAATTCGAAGACACCGATGAGCCGCGGGGACATCAAGGGGCCCGTGTTTTACGACCGAAAGAGGTGAAGATCTACATACCCGCGGAGCCGGGGACCCATATCCGGAGGGCAGGAAGCGCGATGAGCGAAGGAACGCTCCTCATGACCGCCGGGACCATCATTGGTCCCCCCCAGATTTCGGCGCTCGTCACCAGCGGTTTACACCGGGTCAAGGTGATTCGCCGTCCCCGTATCGGGGTGATCGCCACGGGAAACGAGCTGCAAAGCATGGGCAGGCCCCTGGTCCCGGGCAAAATATATAACAGCAACGGTCCCGCCGTGGCATCGATGGTTTCTTGCTATGAGGGGATCCCCAAGGTTCTCGGCATCGCCTGCGACCGCGAGGCATCGCTCCTTGCGAAGATTCGAAAGGGCTTGAAGTGGGATGGGATCATCACCACAGGAGGCGTCTCCATGGGCGACTACGACGTGGTCAGGCTTTTGATGGGAAAAGAGGGCAAGCCGCTCTTTTCCCGGGTGAAGATGGAGCCGGGAAGGGCGGTCCTCTTCAGCCTCCTTGAAAGAAAGGGCCCCGAGGGCGTGAAAATCACGGTCCCTCTCTTCGGTTTGGCCGGTCCCCCGGCCGCCGGCCTCGTCAATTTCGAGATGCTCGTAAGACCTGCCCTTCTCAAGATGCGCGGTGTCGAGACAACGGATCCCGCCGGGGTCGACGCCGTGGCAGCCGATGCATTTTCGAACGGGCGCCCGGTGCCTCTGGTGAAATGGACGATCTTGACGGGCTCTTGCGGCGCCTATTGCGTCACGCTCTGTGGGAGCCGGAACACGGGGGAGTCCATTCCCATGGAAAAGGCGAACTCCCTCGTAGTGATCCCCGCGGAGAGCTCGGTCAATCCCGGCGATACAATTCAGGTCCGCCCCCTCGATTGGGGTGGGGGAGCATTTTTCCCCTAA
- the modC gene encoding molybdenum ABC transporter ATP-binding protein, which produces MELRVSAQKRMGRFLLEADFVIQGDRIGIFGPSGGGKSTLVSLISGLRHPDHGVIELDGECLFDSAKGIRMTAEHRRISMVFQQPHLFPHLSVRGNLLYGYKRCPPELRKITLESLVEVLNIGPLLHRGVKNLSGGEKQRIAIGRAVLANPRVLLMDEPLSGLDDTLKFQIIPFLKNACEQFRIPYLFISHSLTEMRIMTDRVLHLADGRVTGQTTGEELARNTIGEKGPGYQNLLRLKGIRRMDGLCVYPWGDQELLISGGTEGEEILYELPATDIILFKRHPEAISARNLLKGSVTDLFRAGGRIGVELSFGDKRLVAAVVQEAVEELEIVQGAELYAAIKATAFRQLG; this is translated from the coding sequence ATGGAGCTTCGGGTTTCGGCACAAAAACGGATGGGACGATTTTTACTGGAAGCTGATTTTGTGATCCAAGGCGACCGGATCGGGATATTCGGCCCTTCGGGCGGAGGGAAGTCGACACTGGTAAGCCTCATTTCAGGGCTTCGCCACCCCGATCATGGAGTTATCGAGCTTGACGGCGAATGCCTCTTCGACAGCGCCAAAGGGATCAGGATGACCGCCGAGCACCGGCGGATCAGCATGGTCTTTCAGCAGCCCCACCTTTTCCCCCACCTGAGCGTGAGGGGCAATCTCCTCTACGGCTATAAACGCTGTCCTCCGGAGCTGCGCAAGATCACCCTCGAAAGCCTGGTTGAGGTTCTGAATATCGGTCCCCTTCTCCACCGTGGGGTGAAGAACCTCTCGGGGGGAGAGAAGCAGCGGATTGCCATAGGCCGGGCGGTGCTCGCGAACCCCCGCGTCCTTCTCATGGACGAGCCCCTGTCGGGTCTTGACGATACGCTCAAGTTCCAGATAATCCCATTCCTGAAGAATGCGTGCGAACAATTCAGGATACCCTATCTCTTCATCTCCCACTCCCTTACGGAGATGAGGATCATGACGGACCGGGTGCTCCATCTCGCGGACGGAAGGGTCACCGGCCAGACCACCGGCGAGGAGCTGGCGCGCAACACGATTGGAGAGAAGGGGCCGGGCTATCAGAACCTCCTCAGGCTGAAGGGTATCCGTCGCATGGATGGCCTTTGCGTCTATCCCTGGGGAGACCAGGAGCTGCTCATTTCGGGAGGCACGGAAGGGGAGGAAATCCTCTACGAGCTTCCCGCCACGGACATCATTCTCTTCAAGCGCCATCCGGAGGCGATCAGCGCCCGCAACCTTCTGAAGGGCAGCGTCACCGACCTCTTCCGGGCTGGCGGCAGGATCGGAGTGGAGCTCTCCTTCGGCGATAAACGGCTTGTGGCGGCAGTGGTACAGGAGGCGGTAGAGGAGCTCGAGATTGTACAAGGGGCGGAGCTGTATGCGGCCATAAAAGCCACCGCATTCCGGCAACTGGGCTGA
- the modB gene encoding molybdate ABC transporter permease subunit has product MTAFSPADYSAIFLSLKVAVVATLISLPFGFAVAYLMTYERFRGRVALDVVVNLPLTLPPVVIGYLLLMLLGQSGWIGKQILQPLGITLIFTWKAAVIATAVVGFPLMVRSIGTGMETIDRGLIEASRTLGAGRLDTVLTVILPLSVRGLVAGSVLMFARGLGEFGATIIVAGNIPGVTQTIPLAIYEYVSSPRGDAMAMALCLVSVVISVVVLFFHEWLGRRMVRAD; this is encoded by the coding sequence ATGACGGCTTTTTCCCCCGCTGATTATTCGGCCATATTCCTCTCCCTCAAGGTTGCGGTAGTCGCGACCCTCATCTCTCTTCCCTTCGGCTTTGCCGTCGCCTACCTCATGACCTACGAACGGTTTCGCGGGAGGGTGGCCCTCGATGTGGTGGTCAATCTGCCTCTCACCCTGCCGCCCGTGGTGATCGGCTACCTCCTGCTCATGCTCCTCGGACAAAGCGGCTGGATCGGGAAACAGATACTCCAGCCCCTCGGCATAACACTTATCTTCACCTGGAAGGCAGCGGTCATCGCGACGGCGGTGGTCGGTTTCCCCCTCATGGTGAGATCCATCGGGACCGGCATGGAGACCATCGACAGGGGCCTAATCGAGGCCTCCCGGACTCTCGGCGCGGGCAGGCTCGACACGGTCCTGACCGTGATCCTCCCTTTGTCCGTGCGGGGACTTGTCGCGGGCTCGGTACTCATGTTTGCCAGGGGATTGGGCGAATTCGGCGCCACGATCATTGTGGCGGGCAATATACCCGGCGTGACCCAGACCATACCGCTCGCGATTTACGAATATGTGAGCTCACCGAGGGGCGACGCTATGGCCATGGCGCTCTGTCTTGTCTCGGTCGTAATCTCCGTGGTTGTCCTCTTCTTCCATGAGTGGCTGGGCAGGCGCATGGTAAGGGCAGACTGA